A stretch of the Porifericola rhodea genome encodes the following:
- a CDS encoding FixH family protein, which produces MNWGYKITFAFTAFVLFIGMLVFKSFQQNIDLVAEDYYQQELQYQQQIDKISNTQKLKGSISFSQQDQHLVIQFPHTQQQQLEGRIKLFRPSDARFDISTQLSLNQEQTQRIPTAELLKGHYKIKLDWTDGSESYYLEESVYIH; this is translated from the coding sequence ATGAATTGGGGATATAAAATAACTTTCGCATTTACTGCCTTTGTACTTTTCATTGGCATGCTGGTATTCAAAAGCTTTCAGCAAAATATAGATCTGGTAGCGGAAGACTATTATCAGCAGGAATTACAGTATCAGCAGCAGATTGATAAGATTTCAAACACCCAAAAGTTGAAAGGCAGCATCAGCTTTTCTCAACAAGACCAGCACCTTGTCATTCAGTTTCCTCATACGCAACAACAGCAGTTAGAAGGTAGAATTAAGCTTTTTCGTCCTTCCGATGCTCGTTTTGACATAAGCACACAGCTTAGTCTTAATCAAGAGCAAACTCAACGAATTCCTACTGCTGAGCTTCTTAAGGGACACTATAAAATTAAGCTGGACTGGACAGATGGAAGTGAGTCCTATTATCTGGAAGAGTCTGTTTATATACACTAA
- a CDS encoding sulfite exporter TauE/SafE family protein, producing MEVSPIIWKSLFIYTKMEFVYTAFALGALGSFHCVGMCGPIALALPFPGKASSQRLLGSLLYNLGRIFTYGCMGALFGLLGQSFAMAGIQQSLSVGLGVAIILAVLLPPTLTRRLNPNTKLAGIIARVKQQMQHLFGMRTYPSMFMIGSLNGLLPCGLVYLGLAGATASASISEGAVYMLLFGLGTWPVMLLATFFGQWVNLSLRNRIRSAMPYVVACMGIVFILRGMSLDIPYLSPKLIKDQQAGIPICH from the coding sequence ATGGAAGTGAGTCCTATTATCTGGAAGAGTCTGTTTATATACACTAAAATGGAGTTTGTTTATACAGCATTTGCTTTAGGAGCCTTAGGGAGTTTCCACTGTGTGGGTATGTGTGGCCCTATAGCTCTAGCCTTACCCTTTCCTGGTAAAGCGAGCAGCCAAAGACTTTTGGGTAGCCTTCTATACAACCTGGGGCGCATTTTCACTTATGGCTGTATGGGCGCCCTATTTGGTTTGCTAGGCCAGAGTTTTGCCATGGCAGGAATACAGCAGAGCCTTTCTGTAGGTTTGGGCGTTGCCATTATTCTGGCAGTGCTATTACCACCTACACTAACTCGTAGGCTAAACCCAAATACAAAGCTAGCAGGCATAATTGCCAGAGTAAAGCAGCAAATGCAACATTTATTTGGCATGCGCACCTACCCGTCTATGTTTATGATAGGTAGTCTGAACGGGCTACTTCCCTGTGGCCTGGTCTACCTGGGGTTGGCTGGTGCAACTGCTTCTGCCAGCATAAGTGAGGGAGCTGTCTATATGCTGCTCTTCGGCTTAGGCACCTGGCCTGTTATGCTACTCGCCACATTTTTCGGGCAGTGGGTCAATCTGAGTTTACGAAACCGTATTCGCTCAGCTATGCCCTATGTCGTTGCCTGTATGGGCATCGTATTTATTCTTAGAGGAATGTCATTAGACATACCCTACCTCAGCCCAAAGCTTATTAAAGATCAGCAGGCTGGCATTCCTATCTGTCATTAA
- the hemN gene encoding oxygen-independent coproporphyrinogen III oxidase → MNTALIHKYNVPGPRYTSYPTVPYWDQSAPEEEVWKAQVKATYEGSKKDGLSIYIHLPYCESLCTYCGCNTRITVNHTVESPYINTLLKEWELYCNLLGEAPLIKEIHLGGGTPTFFSPENLKYLINTILAKGKVCPETEMSFEAHPNNTRKEHMQALYTLGFRRMSLGIQDFDEAVQRKVNRIQTFEQIKKVSTIAREIGYTSINFDLIYGLPLQTETSVRDTIEKTALLRPDRIAFYSYAHVPWLKPAQKSYEQDLPSHHLKRKLYETGKALLVDKGYYEIGMDHFAHQNDSLYKASQNKSLHRNFMGYCTAATQLLIGLGASSISDTWTAFGQNMKSVEAYMQQVEEGRFPIYRGHILNQEDLIIRRHILNLMCQQQTHWKGAEAPASLFAELKERLHELIEDKIVSLEKHSLKISEEGKPFLRNVCMALDARMWKHKPKTALFSNTI, encoded by the coding sequence ATGAATACTGCGTTAATCCATAAATATAATGTACCCGGCCCTCGCTATACCAGCTACCCTACTGTACCCTACTGGGATCAGTCAGCACCAGAAGAAGAGGTATGGAAAGCTCAGGTAAAAGCGACTTACGAAGGAAGTAAAAAAGATGGGCTTAGTATCTACATACATCTGCCCTACTGCGAAAGTTTATGTACCTATTGTGGTTGCAATACCAGAATCACCGTCAATCATACGGTAGAATCGCCGTACATCAACACACTACTTAAAGAATGGGAGCTGTATTGTAATTTGTTGGGCGAGGCTCCTTTAATTAAGGAGATACACCTGGGAGGAGGCACACCTACCTTTTTTAGTCCGGAAAACCTGAAGTATCTGATCAATACTATACTGGCAAAGGGAAAGGTTTGTCCGGAGACTGAAATGAGTTTTGAAGCACACCCCAACAACACTCGCAAAGAGCATATGCAAGCTCTCTACACATTGGGTTTTCGTCGGATGAGCCTGGGCATACAGGATTTTGATGAGGCTGTACAGCGAAAAGTAAATCGTATTCAAACTTTTGAGCAGATAAAAAAGGTAAGTACAATTGCCAGAGAAATTGGCTACACTTCTATCAACTTTGATCTGATCTATGGACTTCCACTACAAACTGAAACCAGTGTAAGGGATACCATAGAGAAAACAGCCCTTTTGAGACCCGACCGTATTGCCTTTTACAGCTATGCTCATGTACCCTGGCTCAAACCTGCCCAAAAAAGTTATGAGCAAGACCTACCTTCTCACCATTTAAAAAGAAAACTATACGAAACCGGCAAAGCACTGCTGGTAGATAAAGGTTATTACGAAATTGGCATGGATCACTTCGCACATCAGAATGATAGCCTTTACAAGGCAAGCCAAAATAAAAGTCTGCACCGTAATTTTATGGGCTACTGCACTGCTGCTACTCAACTGCTGATTGGCCTGGGCGCTTCATCTATCAGTGATACCTGGACAGCCTTCGGACAAAATATGAAAAGTGTAGAAGCTTATATGCAGCAGGTAGAAGAAGGCAGGTTTCCCATTTACCGGGGGCATATTCTTAATCAGGAAGACCTAATAATTCGTCGGCACATACTTAACCTCATGTGTCAGCAGCAGACCCACTGGAAAGGTGCAGAAGCACCTGCCTCGCTATTTGCAGAGCTAAAAGAGCGCCTACATGAGCTTATAGAAGATAAAATTGTTAGTCTGGAAAAACATTCTCTTAAAATTTCTGAAGAGGGCAAACCTTTTTTGAGAAATGTTTGTATGGCATTAGACGCTCGTATGTGGAAACACAAGCCAAAAACAGCCTTGTTTAGTAATACCATTTAA
- a CDS encoding DUF6787 family protein, translating to MKEEALPNKTGFLAKLQEKWELNSIYQVFIVLLVFSLTGSTVVMVRKIFFEWIGFDETTSMWLKTVTYIAFVMPAYQILLLVYGFLFGQFSFFWNKEKKMVSRMKKVFVRK from the coding sequence ATGAAAGAAGAAGCACTGCCTAATAAAACAGGCTTCCTAGCAAAGCTTCAGGAAAAGTGGGAATTGAATAGCATCTATCAGGTATTTATTGTCCTTCTTGTATTTTCTCTTACCGGTAGCACGGTGGTAATGGTTCGCAAAATCTTTTTTGAATGGATAGGCTTTGACGAAACTACCAGCATGTGGCTTAAGACCGTTACGTACATCGCTTTTGTAATGCCTGCCTACCAGATTTTGCTTTTGGTATATGGCTTTTTGTTCGGGCAGTTTTCTTTCTTCTGGAATAAGGAGAAAAAAATGGTTTCCAGAATGAAAAAAGTCTTTGTCCGTAAATAA
- a CDS encoding aspartate aminotransferase family protein, with amino-acid sequence MSQRQLFLDHLAQTTHFPLMLEIERAEGIYMYSPDGKRYLDLISGIGVSNLGHRHPKVVRAVKEQVDQYMHVMVYGEFVQSPQVQLAEALAKTLPSPLNSCYLVNSGSEAVEGALKLAKRFTGRHELISCVDAYHGSTQGSLSVCGNEGFKQAYRPLLPGVQHIRFGNYDDLEHISERTAAVIIETVQGEAGVRVAKKDYFQILRERCYQTGTLLILDEIQAGFGRTGKFWAFEHYGIVPDILVSAKGMGGGMPIGAFMSSPEIMGTLRENPILGHISTFGGHPVSAAASLATLQTIQEEKLYKQADHKAGLFKKLLRHPKIKEIRHKGLMMAVAFESFEVLKPIIDRAIELGVVTDWFLYCDNAMRIAPPLIITDEEIEEACDIILRAIEEVNLK; translated from the coding sequence ATTTCGCAAAGGCAACTTTTTTTAGACCATCTGGCACAGACTACACACTTTCCTTTAATGTTGGAAATTGAGCGTGCGGAAGGTATATACATGTACAGCCCTGATGGCAAACGTTATCTGGATCTTATCTCTGGTATTGGCGTAAGCAACCTGGGCCATCGCCATCCAAAAGTGGTGCGGGCAGTTAAAGAGCAGGTAGATCAGTACATGCACGTAATGGTGTATGGCGAATTTGTACAGTCACCTCAGGTGCAGCTCGCCGAAGCCTTAGCAAAAACGCTACCCTCTCCCCTTAATAGCTGTTACCTCGTTAACTCTGGTAGTGAGGCTGTAGAAGGCGCTCTCAAACTGGCCAAACGCTTCACTGGTCGCCATGAGCTAATTTCCTGCGTAGATGCTTATCATGGTTCTACACAGGGCTCACTCTCAGTATGTGGTAACGAAGGGTTTAAACAGGCTTACCGTCCGCTACTTCCCGGAGTTCAGCACATACGTTTTGGCAATTATGATGATTTAGAACACATTAGCGAACGTACTGCAGCTGTCATTATAGAAACCGTTCAGGGAGAGGCAGGCGTAAGAGTGGCTAAGAAAGACTACTTTCAGATTTTAAGAGAACGCTGTTACCAAACTGGTACACTGCTCATACTGGATGAGATACAGGCAGGCTTTGGTCGTACTGGCAAATTCTGGGCCTTTGAACACTACGGCATTGTTCCTGATATACTGGTCTCTGCCAAAGGTATGGGTGGAGGCATGCCTATCGGAGCATTTATGTCATCACCTGAAATAATGGGTACACTGCGTGAAAACCCAATACTAGGACACATCTCTACATTTGGTGGACATCCGGTAAGTGCGGCAGCTTCATTGGCTACCCTCCAGACCATACAGGAAGAAAAACTATACAAACAGGCTGATCATAAAGCCGGGCTTTTCAAAAAACTCCTCCGACATCCTAAAATCAAAGAGATTCGCCACAAAGGTTTAATGATGGCAGTAGCGTTTGAATCTTTTGAAGTACTCAAACCGATTATTGATCGTGCTATTGAGCTGGGGGTAGTAACCGACTGGTTCCTTTATTGCGATAATGCAATGCGTATTGCTCCTCCCCTGATTATCACAGACGAAGAAATAGAAGAAGCCTGCGATATTATTCTAAGAGCGATAGAGGAGGTCAACCTTAAATAG
- a CDS encoding HAD-IA family hydrolase has product MLNSKTTLLFDFDGTIADSLHRLLQISNSFAEEYGFQKIEEKDIPLFRTKSTLEAFRELNVPLLKVPVIAAKVKKAFQQEVHLSRPFPQMKEVLEQLSLVFCLGILTSNSEHNVGQFLKTHKLNHFDFIYTSSNLFGKSRSLRRIMREKAIKMSEIVYIGDEMRDIEAAKNIGMDMIAVSWGAHTEKVLATLKPTYIVHKPSELLTLLQA; this is encoded by the coding sequence ATGTTAAACTCTAAAACTACTCTTCTCTTTGATTTTGACGGTACTATTGCCGACTCCCTGCACCGTTTGCTGCAAATTAGTAATAGCTTTGCCGAAGAGTACGGCTTTCAGAAGATTGAGGAAAAAGACATACCACTATTCAGAACAAAATCTACCCTGGAGGCTTTTCGTGAGCTGAATGTTCCCTTACTTAAAGTACCAGTTATCGCAGCTAAAGTAAAAAAAGCTTTTCAGCAGGAGGTACACCTCTCTCGCCCTTTCCCTCAAATGAAAGAAGTTTTAGAGCAGCTAAGTCTGGTTTTTTGCCTGGGCATACTTACTTCTAACTCGGAACATAATGTCGGGCAGTTTTTAAAAACGCATAAGCTCAACCACTTTGATTTTATCTATACTTCCAGCAATCTTTTTGGTAAGAGTAGAAGCTTACGCAGAATCATGAGAGAGAAAGCCATTAAAATGAGTGAGATAGTGTATATCGGGGATGAGATGCGCGATATAGAAGCCGCTAAAAATATAGGCATGGACATGATTGCTGTGAGCTGGGGAGCGCATACAGAAAAGGTCTTAGCAACGCTAAAGCCTACGTACATTGTCCATAAACCTAGTGAACTGCTTACCTTATTGCAAGCTTAA
- the msrB gene encoding peptide-methionine (R)-S-oxide reductase MsrB, whose product MKKVISYLIVLSAFVGFACSSNSQPSQSQNADREETAAHTKGGVKYIGIWASEMKSGYEYEFSDSEWKDKLSEDEFYILREAGTERAFSSPLNKIKEAGVFYSAATGQPLFTTSTKFESGTGWPSFTQPISEKAVVLKEDNTYGMTRIEVLDSSSGSHLGHVFPDGPKPTGLRYCMNGDAMLFVAKGDKLPALVKEYLEKHPEEKPEL is encoded by the coding sequence ATGAAAAAAGTAATATCATACCTAATAGTTTTATCCGCTTTCGTCGGATTTGCTTGTAGCAGTAATAGCCAGCCCAGCCAGTCGCAGAATGCTGATCGTGAAGAAACGGCTGCTCATACTAAAGGAGGAGTGAAGTATATTGGTATCTGGGCGTCTGAGATGAAAAGCGGCTACGAATATGAGTTTTCTGATTCTGAGTGGAAAGATAAGCTAAGCGAAGATGAGTTTTACATCTTAAGAGAAGCAGGAACGGAGCGAGCTTTTTCCAGCCCTCTGAATAAAATTAAAGAAGCGGGAGTGTTTTATTCTGCCGCAACTGGTCAGCCTTTGTTTACAACATCTACCAAGTTTGAATCTGGTACAGGATGGCCTAGCTTTACCCAGCCTATCAGCGAAAAAGCTGTGGTATTAAAAGAAGATAATACCTATGGTATGACACGTATAGAGGTGCTGGATAGTAGCAGTGGCTCTCATCTGGGACATGTGTTTCCTGATGGTCCAAAGCCAACAGGGCTAAGGTATTGCATGAACGGTGATGCCATGTTGTTTGTAGCTAAAGGAGATAAACTACCTGCTTTGGTAAAAGAATATCTGGAGAAACATCCTGAAGAAAAGCCAGAGCTTTAA
- a CDS encoding MOSC domain-containing protein, giving the protein MRKEGVTIKDLINTLPQVGKVQWISIRAERGSKPEEMEEVYANTEHGLEGDHYGGGANGKRQVTFINEEHLKSVASFLGKEVLDPGLLRRNIMVSGINLLALKDQQFQVGEAVLEMTGLCHPCSRMEQNLGEGGYNAMRGHGGITARILKSGKIKQGDTIKLISQQEKNDSEA; this is encoded by the coding sequence ATGAGAAAAGAAGGTGTCACTATAAAAGACTTAATAAATACCCTGCCACAGGTAGGTAAGGTACAATGGATAAGCATAAGAGCAGAAAGAGGCAGCAAGCCAGAAGAAATGGAAGAAGTATATGCCAATACTGAGCACGGTCTGGAGGGTGATCATTATGGTGGGGGGGCCAATGGCAAACGGCAAGTCACCTTTATCAATGAAGAACATCTAAAATCTGTGGCCTCATTTTTAGGTAAAGAAGTACTGGACCCTGGGCTGCTCAGAAGAAATATTATGGTGAGTGGAATTAACCTGTTAGCGCTAAAAGACCAGCAGTTTCAGGTGGGTGAGGCTGTACTGGAAATGACTGGACTGTGCCACCCGTGTTCGCGTATGGAACAAAACCTGGGAGAAGGTGGCTACAATGCTATGCGGGGCCATGGTGGGATTACGGCACGCATTCTAAAAAGCGGAAAAATAAAACAGGGAGATACTATAAAACTAATTTCACAGCAAGAAAAGAATGATTCAGAAGCATAA
- a CDS encoding PIG-L deacetylase family protein translates to MNILFIGAHPDDCEVYGGGTAALFTALGHHVKFISVTNGDAGHHEMQGTELVDCRSKESVAASQILNVSYEIMDNRDGQLEPSLHNRSRIIRRIRSWRADIVITHRPNDYHPDHRYTSQLVQDAAYMVMVPNIAPGVAPLRKNPLFLYFQDHFQKPYPFRPDIAVNIDDVFEQKIKALDAHSSQFYDWLPWIEGKTKEVPKGESERLEWLKEQWPSTPNEEVKKALARWYGEAKAKEIKRAEAFEISEYGRKVTDEDIRELFQMLPATTS, encoded by the coding sequence ATGAATATTCTTTTTATTGGCGCTCACCCTGACGACTGTGAAGTATATGGAGGAGGCACTGCGGCACTTTTTACGGCTCTCGGCCATCATGTTAAATTTATTTCTGTTACCAACGGTGATGCCGGCCACCACGAAATGCAAGGCACAGAACTGGTAGACTGTAGAAGTAAAGAAAGTGTAGCTGCCTCTCAGATACTTAATGTCTCTTATGAGATTATGGATAACCGAGACGGACAGCTAGAGCCCAGCCTGCACAACCGTAGCCGTATTATCCGTCGCATTAGAAGCTGGCGTGCAGATATTGTGATCACACACCGCCCTAATGACTACCACCCCGACCACCGATATACCAGCCAGTTGGTGCAAGATGCAGCCTATATGGTAATGGTACCAAATATAGCTCCCGGGGTTGCCCCTCTCCGTAAAAATCCGCTCTTTTTATATTTTCAGGATCATTTTCAGAAACCTTACCCCTTCCGTCCAGATATTGCGGTAAATATTGATGACGTTTTTGAGCAAAAAATTAAAGCTCTGGATGCACACAGTTCACAGTTTTACGATTGGCTACCGTGGATAGAAGGCAAAACCAAAGAGGTGCCAAAAGGAGAGTCAGAACGTCTGGAATGGCTAAAAGAACAGTGGCCCAGCACCCCAAATGAAGAGGTAAAAAAAGCCCTGGCACGCTGGTATGGAGAGGCCAAGGCTAAAGAAATTAAACGTGCGGAAGCATTTGAAATAAGCGAATACGGCAGAAAAGTAACTGATGAGGACATCAGAGAACTTTTTCAGATGCTGCCAGCTACTACTTCCTGA
- a CDS encoding nucleoside hydrolase — MSNSQPRKKVFLDHDGGVDDLLALLLVLTMEEVDLIGVSVTPADCYADSAAESSRKFIDLMMPRPVGVAISQARGMNPFPDVWRAQPQIINAFPQLLNMKSVHSPLSELEASDFIISQLMQCEEPVSYLMTGPCTTFVNALRKEPAIKDKISEIVWMAGAVDVHGNVRTYTHNGSAEWNVYWDPAGAQWLIEQNLPLTIVPLDATNHVPVTFDFLEQMASQHEYDVSYMASFCWAITVNTIPGYDYLYHMWDVLAAAVVTRKDIFTVEKMELEIAQKLPNQGETIAKPGSGSWVNVVTDASKDEFYNYLLAQSRKNFVRK, encoded by the coding sequence ATGAGCAATTCGCAGCCCAGAAAAAAAGTATTTTTAGACCATGATGGTGGGGTAGACGACCTGCTGGCCCTACTGCTGGTATTAACTATGGAAGAAGTAGACCTGATAGGAGTTAGCGTAACTCCTGCTGACTGCTATGCCGATTCTGCTGCTGAATCGTCTCGTAAGTTTATAGACCTGATGATGCCCAGGCCGGTAGGGGTAGCTATCAGCCAGGCAAGAGGTATGAACCCTTTTCCTGATGTATGGAGAGCACAGCCGCAAATTATCAATGCTTTTCCCCAGCTCTTGAATATGAAGAGCGTACACTCACCATTAAGTGAGTTGGAAGCCAGTGACTTTATCATCTCTCAGTTGATGCAATGCGAAGAGCCGGTGTCTTACCTGATGACAGGACCCTGTACCACTTTTGTAAACGCATTACGAAAAGAACCTGCCATAAAAGATAAAATTAGTGAAATAGTGTGGATGGCCGGAGCTGTAGACGTGCACGGTAATGTGCGAACCTATACTCACAATGGCTCCGCAGAGTGGAATGTATACTGGGATCCCGCCGGAGCGCAATGGCTTATAGAACAGAACCTACCACTAACCATAGTACCTCTGGACGCTACTAACCACGTACCAGTTACCTTTGACTTTCTGGAGCAAATGGCTTCTCAGCATGAGTATGATGTGTCTTATATGGCTTCATTCTGCTGGGCTATTACTGTAAACACTATCCCCGGGTATGACTATCTGTATCATATGTGGGATGTACTGGCAGCAGCGGTAGTTACCAGAAAAGATATTTTTACGGTAGAAAAGATGGAGCTGGAGATTGCTCAGAAGCTACCTAACCAGGGTGAAACTATTGCCAAACCCGGATCAGGAAGCTGGGTAAATGTAGTTACGGACGCCAGCAAAGATGAGTTTTATAACTACCTATTGGCACAATCACGTAAAAATTTCGTCAGGAAGTAG
- a CDS encoding GNAT family N-acetyltransferase, whose protein sequence is MAVQLSEDRNPDREKVLELYRANQWSAADKPEALYQALTHSHSLITAWEGKRLLGLGNAISDGHLVVYFPHLLVHPDFQGKGIGKMIMQRMEEKYAHLHMQMLTADRASVNFYQKCGFQKAGDTLPMWKYQGKEHG, encoded by the coding sequence ATGGCAGTACAGCTTTCCGAAGATCGTAACCCTGATAGAGAAAAAGTGTTAGAACTTTACCGAGCAAACCAATGGAGTGCGGCGGATAAGCCAGAAGCACTATACCAGGCTTTAACGCACTCTCATAGCCTCATTACTGCCTGGGAAGGTAAGCGGTTACTAGGGCTGGGAAACGCCATTTCTGATGGGCACTTAGTGGTGTACTTTCCTCATCTTTTAGTTCACCCTGACTTTCAGGGCAAAGGTATAGGCAAAATGATTATGCAGCGTATGGAGGAGAAATATGCTCATTTACACATGCAAATGCTTACTGCAGATCGTGCTTCAGTCAACTTCTACCAAAAGTGTGGATTCCAAAAAGCTGGTGACACGCTACCGATGTGGAAGTACCAGGGAAAAGAGCATGGTTGA
- a CDS encoding CPBP family intramembrane glutamic endopeptidase: protein MDSWKGMLIGFLYGFIICGLLYGLMFYWYGHTLSNALVYISHSYQGLPAGMDTQTRFTFFIIFSISSMLFSPIGEEFFYRGFIHENFALNSGATAASVLDSLAFSLVHLAHFGFVYHQGEWSFLPLPAIVWAVALFVSCLLFYKARVQSGSIWGAVLAHAAFNLSMNYFIFYRILG from the coding sequence GTGGATAGCTGGAAAGGAATGCTCATAGGCTTTCTATATGGGTTTATCATATGTGGCCTGCTATATGGGTTGATGTTTTACTGGTATGGACATACTCTTAGCAATGCATTAGTATATATTTCCCACAGCTATCAGGGGCTGCCAGCGGGTATGGACACTCAGACGCGCTTTACTTTTTTTATCATTTTCTCAATAAGCAGCATGTTGTTTAGTCCAATTGGAGAGGAGTTTTTCTATCGTGGTTTCATCCATGAAAACTTTGCGTTAAACTCTGGGGCAACAGCTGCCAGTGTTTTAGATAGCCTTGCCTTTAGCCTGGTACACCTCGCACACTTTGGGTTTGTATACCATCAGGGGGAATGGTCATTTTTGCCATTGCCCGCAATAGTCTGGGCTGTGGCTTTATTTGTGAGCTGTTTACTCTTCTACAAAGCAAGAGTACAAAGTGGCTCTATTTGGGGAGCTGTGCTGGCTCATGCTGCATTTAACCTGAGCATGAATTACTTCATTTTCTATCGGATTCTTGGATGA